The genomic segment TCTTCTACTTCGAGCCGCACCAGCCCGAGATGAGCGGCTTCCGGCCCGAGGTCCTGCTCGACATCACCGAGGTCTGGGACACCAAGCGCAAGGCCATGGAGTGCCTGGGCGCGCAAGCGCACCTGTGGGACTACTACACCGATCTCGCCGTACGCCGCGGAGTCCAGCTCAAGCGGAACGCGGGCCCGAACCTGGGACTCGCCCACAAGACCATGGCCGAGGCCTACATGCGCCCCTACCCGCAGATCGCGAAGGAGCTCGCCTGATGCCCGGCGTGATCGTCACCGGCCCGCCCAAGGCCGAGGCGGAGGACGTCGAGGCGCTCGCCGGCTACGGAACCGCCACGGTCGGCGAGGCGATGGGCCGCACCGGCTTCCTCGGCACCCACCTGCGGCCGGTCCAGAGGGACGTACGCGTCGCGGGTACCGCCGTCACGGTGCTGTGCTGGCCCGGCGACAACCTCATGATCCACGCGGCGGTCGAGCAGTGCGGCGAGGGCGACATCCTCGTCGTCACCACCACCTCGCCCTGCACGGACGGCCTGTTCGGCGAGTTGTTCGCGACGGCCCTGAAGCGGCGCGGTGTGCGCGGCGTGGTCATGAACACCGGTATCCGGGACACCGCCGAGCTGCGCGCGATGGGCTTCCCCGCCTGGTCGGCCGCCGTCAGTCCGCAGGGCTCGGTCAAGGCGACCGGCGGCAGCGTCAACGTACCGATCGTGATCGGCGGCCAGGTGATCCGACCCGGCGATGTGATCGTCGCCGACGACGACGGCGTGGTGGTCGTCGAGCGCGAGCACGCCCGGCGGACCGCCGAGGCGTCCGAGGCGCGCGAACAGAAGGAGGCCGGGGCCCGCGCCGCCTTCCAGGAGGGTCAACTCGGCCTGGACCGCTACGGTTTGCGGGAGACGCTCCGGCGCCTCGGCGTCGAGTACCGCACCTACGGGGAGTACACCTCGTGACGGGGGCCGAGGGCGTCCGCTGCATGCTGATGCGGGGCGGCACCTCCAAGGGCGCCTACTTCCTGGCCGGCGACCTGCCCGCGGACCCCGCCGCCCGGGACGAGCTGTTGCTGCGGATCATGGGCAGCCCGGACCCGCGCCAGATCGACGGCCTCGGCGGCGCCCATCCGCTCACCAGCAAGGTGGCCGTGGTCTCGGCCTCCGACGCACCCGAGGCCGACGTCGACTACCTGTTCCTCCAAGTCGGCGTGGACGAGGCGCAGGTGTCGGACCGTCAGAACTGTGGCAACCTGCTCGCCGGAGTCGGTCCGTTCGCCGTCGAACGCGGTCTGGTCGCCCCGGGCGACGGCGTGACCTCCGTCCGGGTCCGCATGCTGAACTCCGGCGACCTCGCCACGGCGACGTTCCCGACGCCCGGCGGCCACGTGGAGTACGGGGGCGACACGGAGATATCCGGAGTGCCCGGGAGCGCGGCCGCCGTCGTCATCGAGTTCCCCCCGGGCGCGGGGGCGTTGCTGCCCACGGGGAACGTGCGCGACACCGTGGCCGGCACCGAGGTCACCTGCGTGGACAACGGCATGCCGACCGTCCTCGTACCCGCCGAGGCCCTCGGCGTCACCGGCTACGAGGACCCCGCGGAGCTGGAGGCGGACGAGAGGCTCGCCGGGCGCCTTTGTGCCATCCGGCTGGCGGCGGGTGAGGCGATGGGACTCGGCGACGTCTCCGCCGCCACGGTGCCCAAGCTGACACTGCTGGCCCCGCCGCTCCACGGGGGCGCGGTCACCACCCGTACGTTCATCCCGGTCCGCTGCCATACCGCGATCGGCGTCCTCGGCGCCGCGAGCGTGGCGGCGGGACTGCTCGTCGGGGGAAGCGTCGCGCAGGGCATCGCGAACCCCCCGGCGCGGGGCGGACGACTCCGTATCGAGCATCCCAGCGGATTCACAGACATCGAGAGCAGTCTGGACCGCACTTCCGACAACCGGCCCCGGGCCCACCGCACCGCGGTGGTCCGCACGGCACGCAAGATCTTCGACGGCACCGTCTTCCCCAGGTCGACCGGGACGGCGCCGCCGAACGCACACCTGACAGGAGATCGAGCATGACTCCGCCGCTCGGCGACATCGCACACATCGGCCACGTCCAGTTGTTCACCCCGGACCTGGACGCCTCGGTCGCCTTCTTCACCGACTTCCTCGGTCTCACCGTGAACGGTCAGGACGGCGACACCGTCCGCCTCCGCACCTTCGACGACTACGAGCACCACAGCCTCGTCCTCACCGCCCGCGAGCAGCCGGGCCTCGGCCGGCTCGCCCTGCGCACCTCCAGCGAGGAGGCCCTCCGGCGCCGCGTCGAGGCCATCGAGGCGGCGGGTGGCACCGGCCACTGGACCGAGGACGAACCCGGCATCGGCAGGCTCTACGTCACCACCGACCCCGACGGTCACGAGCACGCCCTGTACTGGGAGAGCGAGCACTACCGGGCCCCCGAGGCACTCAAGCCCGCCCTCAA from the Streptomyces sp. NBC_01335 genome contains:
- a CDS encoding 4-carboxy-4-hydroxy-2-oxoadipate aldolase/oxaloacetate decarboxylase encodes the protein MPGVIVTGPPKAEAEDVEALAGYGTATVGEAMGRTGFLGTHLRPVQRDVRVAGTAVTVLCWPGDNLMIHAAVEQCGEGDILVVTTTSPCTDGLFGELFATALKRRGVRGVVMNTGIRDTAELRAMGFPAWSAAVSPQGSVKATGGSVNVPIVIGGQVIRPGDVIVADDDGVVVVEREHARRTAEASEAREQKEAGARAAFQEGQLGLDRYGLRETLRRLGVEYRTYGEYTS
- a CDS encoding 4-oxalomesaconate tautomerase; amino-acid sequence: MTGAEGVRCMLMRGGTSKGAYFLAGDLPADPAARDELLLRIMGSPDPRQIDGLGGAHPLTSKVAVVSASDAPEADVDYLFLQVGVDEAQVSDRQNCGNLLAGVGPFAVERGLVAPGDGVTSVRVRMLNSGDLATATFPTPGGHVEYGGDTEISGVPGSAAAVVIEFPPGAGALLPTGNVRDTVAGTEVTCVDNGMPTVLVPAEALGVTGYEDPAELEADERLAGRLCAIRLAAGEAMGLGDVSAATVPKLTLLAPPLHGGAVTTRTFIPVRCHTAIGVLGAASVAAGLLVGGSVAQGIANPPARGGRLRIEHPSGFTDIESSLDRTSDNRPRAHRTAVVRTARKIFDGTVFPRSTGTAPPNAHLTGDRA